From Onychostoma macrolepis isolate SWU-2019 chromosome 05, ASM1243209v1, whole genome shotgun sequence, one genomic window encodes:
- the nfkbib gene encoding NF-kappa-B inhibitor beta has product MEGTQDIHGESRRQNARPGPSYAMEKRGAVDSVPEDWCDSGLDSLSGVGLGFEVPYGTYTEAEQMWTPGRSVSDIPDLPPSDEPDNSTVDCVSIGGGERLDSAIGDSINEDAVVGCLSDGIGTMILGEPAGTDRLAVSNTEEGRQGREELFNTLNFLSEDGDTVLHLALIHEQWGVVQCLLEEIGVDNTWIPYLDVQNDLGQTALHLAVIVDQSECIRALLWSGASAEIQERGGHTPLHLAVRELRSECVRELTSCSRTPPVHLNITNYAGVSALHLAVHRGNCEIIKMLLEAGADVNQRDLGSGRSPLHWAVESQRSEVVELLLSAGALVNQSSYAGHTPFYCALYRPNKVVQALLSAHGATYTQDDEEEEEYRESEEEEFDDVIINGQRVL; this is encoded by the exons ATGGAGGGGACGCAAGATATTCACGGCGAATCCCGGAGACAGAATGCACGGCCTGGACCGAGCTACGCTATGGAGAAAAGGGGCGCCGTGGACTCTGTCCCGGAAGACTGGTGTGACAGCGGGCTAGACTCCTTAAGCGGGGTCGGACTCGGTTTTGAGGTTCCCTACGGTACGTACACCGAGGCCGAACAGATGTGGACACCTGGTCGGTCTGTGTCTGACATACCTGACCTCCCTCCGTCGGACGAGCCCGACAACAGTACCGTGGATTGTGTGTCGATTGGCGGCGGAGAGAGGCTCGACTCTGCCATAGGGGACTCGATTAATGAGGATGCTGTGGTGGGGTGCCTCTCCGACGGGATCGGCACCATGATCCTGGGCGAGCCTGCAGGTACAGACAGACTGGCGGTTTCAAACACTGAGGAGGGTCGGCAGGGAAGGGAAGAGCTCTTCAACACGCTCAACTTTCTGTCAGAGGACGGTGACAC GGTACTTCATTTGGCGCTAATTCATGAGCAGTGGGGTGTTGTTCAGTGCCTGCTTGAAGAAATTGGGGTGGACAACACCTGGATACCTTACCTGGACGTCCAAAATGACCTGGGTCAG ACCGCTCTACATTTAGCAGTCATCGTAGACCAGAGTGAGTGTATTCGGGCACTGTTGTGGAGTGGAGCCAGTGCGGAGATCCAAGAGAGGGGTGGACACACACCTTTACACCTGGCTGTCAGAGAGCTTCGCtcagagtgtgtgagagagctgACCAGCTGCTCACGGACCCCACCGGTGCACCTGAACATTACCAATTATGCAG GTGTGAGTGCGCTGCACCTGGCTGTACATAGGGGCAATTGCGAGATCATCAAAATGCTGTTGGAGGCAGGAGCAGATGTAAATCAGCGG GATTTGGGGTCAGGTCGGTCTCCATTGCACTGGGCGGTGGAAAGTCAGAGGTCAGAGGTAGTGGAGTTATTATTGAGCGCTGGTGCATTGGTGAATCAGAGCTCATATGCAGGCCACACCCCGTTCTACTGTGCCCTTTACCGTCCCAACAAAGTGGTGCAGGCCCTACTTAGTGCCCATGGGGCCACATACACACAGGAcgatgaggaagaggaggagtaCCGAGAGAGTGAGGAG GAGGAGTTTGACGATGTCATCATAAATGGACAGCGAGTGCTGTAG